In the genome of Leishmania mexicana MHOM/GT/2001/U1103 complete genome, chromosome 16, one region contains:
- a CDS encoding putative fucose kinase, which translates to REAAPFAKGAAATAASLARMFADEGSVSGGGRGAPLCTVPGRIVVAHYHAFASRLMELALEAMDTAEPPVSAPEKARRLALLRAPSVEEARSLAAVHDAAALAELRAAIMDSFPDERHDPEMGVHLDQIIWGRCPIRIDVAGAWTDTPPYTILSGGSVINVAVELNGQPPVQVYVRVREDPMIVMRSIDSGEQLSVSSFDEIRTYATMQNPFSIPKAALALCGFLPEFCATEYATLREQLAARFGGHGLEISLFVAIPTGSGLGTSSIVAGTVLRSLAEFCKLPWDNHDVCRRVLLIEQMLTAGGGWQDQYGGLFEGLKLVQCVPGLPCLPTVRWMPDSVYTDPRFAACHLLYYTGITRMAKGILGEIVRDVFLNRGATLQLLREMGGPTTAAMYDAMTTGNYKGYARLVQRTWEQKKRLDDGVCNPAVQSIVDVVEPYVWGVTLPGAGGGGYMYMCAKDEACARRIRELLTANPPNGNARFVEMSVSASGLQISRS; encoded by the coding sequence cgcgaggcggcgccgttcgCGAAGGGCGCGGCCGCCACTGCGGCCAGCTTGGCGCGGATGTTCGCGGACGAGGGCAGCgtgagcggtggcggcaggggtgcgccgctgtgcaccgTGCCTGGGCGCATCGTGGTGGCGCACTACCACGCGTTTGCGAGCCGCCTGATGGAgctggcgctggaggcgatggaTACTGCGGAGCCGCCGGTGTCTGCGCCGGAGAAGGCGCGgcgcctcgcgctgctgcgtgcgccgagcgtggaggaggcccgctcgctggcggctgtgcacgatgccgccgcgctcgcggAGCTACGCGCGGCCATCATGGACTCCTTTCCCGATGAGCGCCACGACCCGGAGATGGGCGTGCACCTTGACCAAATCATCTGGGGCCGCTGCCCCATCCGGATCGACGTGGCGGGGGCATGGACGGATACGCCGCCGTACACGATcctgagcggcggcagcgtgatCAACGTTGCCGTGGAGCTGAACGGGCAGCCGCCGGTGCaggtgtacgtgcgcgtgcgcgaggACCCGATGATCGTCATGCGCTCGATCGACTCCGGCGAGCAGCTGAGCGTCTCGAGCTTCGACGAGATCCGCACGTACGCGACGATGCAGAACCCGTTCTCGATCCCGAAGGCCGCGCTTGCGCTGTGCGGGTTCCTGCCGGAGTTCTGCGCGACGGAGTACGCGACGCTGCgggagcagctggcggcgcggtTTGGCGGCCACGGGCTGGAGATCTCGCTGTTTGTGGCGATCCCGACGGGGTCTGGGCTGGGCACGAGCTCCATCGTTGCCGGCACCGTGCTGCGGTCACTGGCGGAGTTCTGCAAGCTGCCGTGGGACAACCACGATGTGTGCCGCCGCGTGCTGCTGATTGAGCAGATGCTGACCGCTGGTGGCGGGTGGCAGGATCAGTACGGCGGCCTGTTCGAGGGCCTGAAGCTTGTGCAGTGCGTGCCTGGGCTGCCGTGCCTGCCGACGGTGCGCTGGATGCCGGACAGCGTGTACACGGACCCGAGGTTCGCCGCGTGCCACCTGCTGTACTACACGGGCATCACTCGCATGGCAAAGGGCATTCTTGGCGAGATTGTGCGCGACGTCTTTCTGAACCGTGGCGCgacactgcagctgctgcgtgaGATGGGTGGGCCGACGACTGCCGCGATGTACGACGCGATGACGACGGGCAACTACAAGGGCTACGCGCGGCTTGTGCAGCGCACGTGGGAGCAGAAGAAGCGGCTGGACGACGGCGTGTGCAACCCTGCCGTGCAGTCGATCGTGGACGTTGTGGAGCCGTACGTGTGGGGTGTGACGCTGcccggcgctggcggcggcggctacATGTACATGTGCGCGAAGGACGAGGCGTGCGCTCGCCGGATCCGCGAGCTGCTGACGGCGAACCCGCCGAACGGCAATGCCCGCTTCGTGGAGATGAGCGTGTCGGCGTCCGGCCTCCAGATCAGTCGGTCCTAG
- a CDS encoding putative fucose kinase, translating into MNVSFLFSLPRTLAEYEGARRLLADAGALSLGEHGAKGGVAVPRLFCGCDPEDKSLGSGGGTVHLLHACYVDEQRHAPAPAKKSFLSWLRLADTDGRVIVHAGGLSRRLPAYAAVGKALLPLPPCRWHRGSQLSRTLLSTQVPMYREMVATAPAHLRTLIACGDVCVDARGALPSLAPFAESDVLCFGIRADAHVLPSHGVLFTARERPLDLDYMLQKPSLAEVRRRVAGGRHSFLLDVGMWMLSDRAVEVLARKCLGGALDAEDATGGGRDGHRCTAVRTAYDLYSEFGSALGSHAPSADPEIAGLKASVVELRDAEFLHYGTNRQLISAAAALQRREAAAPSWWWGAPFDGVLAPER; encoded by the coding sequence ATGAACGTGAGCTTTCTGTTCAGCCTCCCCCGCACCCTGGCGGAGTAcgagggggcgaggaggcTGCTGGCGGACGCGGGTGCGCTTTCTTTGGGGGAGCACGGTGCGAAgggcggcgtggcggtgccTAGGCTGTTCTGCGGGTGCGACCCGGAGGACAAGTCGCTGGGCTCCGGCGGTGGCAcggtgcacctgctgcacgcgTGCTACGTGgacgagcagcgccacgcaccTGCGCCCGCGAAGAAGTCGTTCCTGTCGTGGCTGCGGCTGGCGGACACCGATGGCCGCGTGATTGTGCACGCTGGCGGCCTGAGCCGCCGCCTGCCGGCGTACGCGGCGGTGGgcaaggcgctgctgccgctgccgccgtgccggTGGCACCGTGGCAGCCAGCTGTCTCGCACGCTGCTCTCGACGCAGGTGCCGATGTACCGGGAgatggtggcgacggcgccggcgcacctgcgcacgcTGATTGCGTGCggtgacgtgtgcgtggatgcgaggggtgcgctgccgtcgcttgCGCCGTTCGCGGAGAGCGACGTGCTGTGCTTTGGCATtcgcgccgacgcgcacgTCTTGCCGAGCCACGGCGTGCTCTTCACTGCGCGCGAGAGGCCACTGGACCTGGACTACATGCTGCAGAAGCCGTCGCTGGCTgaggtgcgccggcgcgtgGCGGGGGGCAGGCACTCGTTTCTGCTGGACGTGGGGATGTGGATGCTGAGCGACcgcgcggtggaggtgctggctCGCAAGTGTCTGGGCGGAGCGCTGGACGCGGAGGACGCGACGGGCGGCGGGCGCGacgggcaccgctgcacggcggtgcgcaccGCGTACGACCTGTACTCGGAGTTCGGCTCTGCGCTGGGCAGCCACGCGCCGAGCGCGGACCCGGAGATCGCGGGGCTGAAGGCGAGCGTtgtggagctgcgcgacgctgaGTTCCTGCACTACGGGACGAACCGGCAGCTGatctcggcggcggcggcgctgcagaggcgcgaggcggcggcgccgtcgtggtggtggggcgcgCCGTTCGACGGCGTGCTTGCGCCCGAGCG